The genomic DNA CATTGTTGGGACCGGAGTTCTTGGTCTGCCCTTCGCCTTTAAAATCGCCGGCTGGCTTGCCGGGTCGATCGGAGTTGCAGTCGCCGGCATCGCCACCTACTACTGCATGCTTATTCTCGTCAGTAGACGCTCTGCTCTTTTCTGTTCTTTCTATGGCCATCGATCGATTTGTTTGGTATTGGGCTCGCAATTGAGTTGAGCTGCCTGGATTAAATCTGAACAACTTGCTAATTTTTTCGTAACACCTCACCGTATGATTTCGTGATTTgtccatttcttttctttcgatgaGACTATGAGATGCGGCCAGTACGCCATTTGCATCACAACTCGTGATTTGATTGTTCATAACCTCGTACTCTGTCATGTCCTTCATGTAGAAGGAAATGGTCCCATTGTAACTGTACTTGCGGGTCAATCTGTAACAGATAGAGTGCAGGGAGAAGATGGCATCGGACTCGGCTGACCTTAAAACTTACGGCGATCTGGGCTACAAGTGCATGGGGAAGCCTGGCCGCTTCTTCACCGAAACACTCATCCTGGTCTCCCAGTGTGGAGGCTCGGTCGCGTACCTCATCTTCATCGGCCAAAACCTCTCCTCCATATTCAAAGTTCACAGTCTCACCTTCGCGTCCTTCGTCTTCATGCTGGTCCCCCTCGAGATCCTTCTCTCGTGGATAAATACTCTCTCCGCTTTAGCCCCCTTCAGCACTTTCGCCAATGTCTGCAATGTACTAGCAATGGGTTTCGTGGTGAAACAAGATATACAGCAAGCTTTAGGGGGCCAGTTCTCGTTTGCTGACAGAAAGGCTGTAACGCCAAATATCGGGGGATTGCCCTTTGCAGGTGGAATGGCGGTGTTTTGCTTCGAGGGGTTTGGGATGACACTTTCTCTTGAGGCTTCGATGAAGGAGaggaggacgttcccgaaggtATTGGCCCTGGCCTTTGCCGGTATAACTCTCGCGTATGTTCTGTTTGGATTTTTAGGCTACATGGCTTACGGGGAGGAGACCAGGGATATCGTGACGCTTAACCTTCCCGCAGATTGGACCGCCATTACGGTTCAGGTAATGTACCATCATGTTTTGATGAGCACAATATACAAACTGCATTGCCACATTTAGTGCATCGGATTTGAATGGGAATTGAGTGGAACCCCTCGCAGTTATAATGACTTGGCAGCCTTCTGATATCGCTCTGAAATTAAGGCCTCTGAATCAATTACCTCGTACAAAAAACTACCCAAGTCACTACATGTTAGCCATACCGGTCTTATATTTGAGCTGCCATTGGCTTGTCACCGACCCCCAACAACATTTTTCTGCAATTTGATTTCTGAAATAGGTTCCCGATGTATTTGGGTTGCCTGCAATCTGCATGTCTGCGAGGCTGATAGATAATCTCGTCATTTAGGATAGGACATAGCGAGATAACAATGCATAACCAATGAAGAATTATTATGATTGTCCTATAGAATATGCGACA from Punica granatum isolate Tunisia-2019 chromosome 2, ASM765513v2, whole genome shotgun sequence includes the following:
- the LOC116195925 gene encoding amino acid transporter ANT1-like; protein product: MEREGNELVAPLLNRSPSSSTGLATSIQTLGNIIVSIVGTGVLGLPFAFKIAGWLAGSIGVAVAGIATYYCMLILIECREKMASDSADLKTYGDLGYKCMGKPGRFFTETLILVSQCGGSVAYLIFIGQNLSSIFKVHSLTFASFVFMLVPLEILLSWINTLSALAPFSTFANVCNVLAMGFVVKQDIQQALGGQFSFADRKAVTPNIGGLPFAGGMAVFCFEGFGMTLSLEASMKERRTFPKVLALAFAGITLAYVLFGFLGYMAYGEETRDIVTLNLPADWTAITVQIGLCLGLAFTFPIMIHPVNEIVEDNLKRLGWFQKLLRSDNDIDSSKTKIWKLIVFTTRSIVVIVLGVVALCVPGFGVFVSLVGSTVCALLSFVLPASFHLQLLGPSMRLWQKVLDSLILLGGLLFAAYGTYNTAIGAETGSRTETSTGSTAISRLVESPRGGYALVEQKCCK